A region from the Andrena cerasifolii isolate SP2316 chromosome 9, iyAndCera1_principal, whole genome shotgun sequence genome encodes:
- the LOC143372821 gene encoding uncharacterized protein LOC143372821 yields the protein MVYDAPSGIADLVHRDRFNKQHVHPVFQCILMVLLPDRVQFAEQPKANTKMSYPVNDTLPSWIPTFDDTKRCPKCGVILTENHNCWKWKGRNRNAKPHQPRNNTSRSQKIKLDSLVSSKPEASNTRCASTQTEAITCSQTSTTTQTDDVQVDRNENVTRDVLEKMACSRLLLYHLQSFIADLNLE from the exons ATGGTGTACGATGCGCCGAGTGGGATAGCAGATCTCGTACATCGTGACCGTTTTAATAAGCAACACGTGCATCCTGTATTTCAGTGCATTCTGATGGTGTTACTTCCTGATAGAGTTCAGTTCGCCGAGCAGCCAAAGGCAAA TACAAAAATGTCATATCCTGTAAACGATACTCTACCGTCATGGATCCCAACCTTCGACGATACCAAACGTTGCCCTAAATGTGGCGTGATATTAACGGAGAATCACAATTGCTGGAAATGGAAGGGAAGAAATCGAAATGCGAAGCCTCATCAACCCCGGAACAATACCAGTCGATCTCAGAAAATAAAGCTCGATTCGTTGGTATCTTCTAAACCGGAAGCCTCCAATACGAGATGTGCCAGCACACAAACGGAAGCAATTACTTGCTCGCAAACATCCACGACAACGCAAACTGACGACGTCCAAGTTGATCGAAACGAAAACGTCACTAGAGACGTGTTAGAAAAAATGGCCTGCAGCAGGTTGTTGCTGTACCATTTACAGTCTTTTATTGCCGATTTGAACCTAGAATAA